The Streptomyces sp. NBC_00162 genome window below encodes:
- a CDS encoding NAD-dependent epimerase/dehydratase family protein, with protein sequence MSAPHVVVTGATGFVGSAVLRRLAAQAPQAVVRAVSRTPPATAHGVRWVDADLAAAESLRGVCDGADVLLSLASYIGPDAERCAAVNSAGTEALVAEARRAGVGRIVQLSTCAVYGPGPHRGQDVGELTPAPVSPASRSRLAGEEPVLEAGGLVLRAGLVLGTGDRWVIPALVDAFRRVPAGWGGGEGLASFVDVDDLARLIVAFALGGGSGGGSGSGDAARASGVLHAHHPEPVRNRDLMTALAGHRVLPQRPAGDWPWPTCLDALAGTPGWVSERQFTLLARDHWYRADEAWRLAGIAPGPGPLARLGRAAQWYGERGGLVPG encoded by the coding sequence GTGAGCGCGCCTCACGTCGTCGTCACCGGGGCGACGGGCTTCGTGGGGTCGGCGGTGCTGCGCCGGCTGGCCGCGCAGGCGCCGCAGGCGGTGGTGCGCGCGGTGTCCCGTACGCCTCCGGCCACGGCGCACGGGGTGCGCTGGGTCGACGCGGATCTGGCCGCCGCGGAGTCCCTGCGCGGGGTGTGCGACGGCGCGGACGTCCTGCTGTCGCTGGCCTCCTACATCGGACCGGACGCCGAACGGTGCGCCGCGGTCAACTCCGCCGGGACCGAAGCCCTGGTGGCCGAGGCGAGGCGGGCGGGCGTGGGGCGCATCGTCCAGCTGTCGACTTGCGCGGTCTACGGGCCGGGGCCGCATCGCGGACAGGACGTCGGCGAGCTGACACCCGCCCCGGTATCGCCGGCCAGCCGCAGCCGGCTGGCGGGCGAGGAACCGGTGCTCGAGGCGGGGGGACTCGTCCTGCGCGCGGGGCTGGTGCTGGGGACGGGCGACCGGTGGGTCATACCGGCTCTCGTCGACGCCTTCCGGCGGGTACCGGCCGGGTGGGGCGGAGGCGAGGGGCTGGCCTCGTTCGTCGACGTCGACGACCTGGCGCGGCTCATCGTGGCATTCGCGCTCGGCGGCGGCAGTGGCGGCGGCAGTGGCAGTGGCGACGCGGCCAGGGCCTCGGGCGTCCTGCACGCCCACCATCCGGAGCCGGTGCGCAACCGGGACCTCATGACCGCCCTCGCCGGCCACCGGGTGCTGCCGCAGCGCCCCGCCGGCGACTGGCCGTGGCCCACGTGCCTGGACGCCCTGGCCGGGACCCCGGGTTGGGTGAGCGAGCGCCAGTTCACGCTGCTGGCCCGGGACCACTGGTACCGCGCCGACGAGGCATGGCGGCTCGCGGGGATCGCACCGGGGCCCGGACCGCTGGCGCGGCTCGGCCGGGCGGCGCAGTGGTACGGGGAGAGGGGCGGGCTCGTCCCGGGGTGA
- a CDS encoding TetR/AcrR family transcriptional regulator, which translates to MRTRNHLISVAAAEFDRNGYDGTSLSRLSRSAGISIGALTFHFSAKGELASAVEDSGREATRRVVEDVTGRGGPALDTVSALVLELGCLIEEDAVVRAAARLTQERVGAGPAWCSCWFPEVRELLEQAAEQGQLSPDVDPRPAALLTAHLVGGVVVRARRGRVGGTGAIVAEVRELWRLIRRGIAAPEPKPEMPK; encoded by the coding sequence GTGCGCACCCGAAATCATCTGATCTCGGTGGCCGCCGCTGAATTCGACCGCAACGGATATGACGGGACGTCATTATCCCGGCTGAGCCGCTCCGCCGGCATATCCATAGGAGCCCTCACCTTTCACTTTTCCGCGAAGGGGGAACTGGCCTCGGCCGTCGAGGATTCGGGGCGGGAGGCCACCCGCAGAGTGGTCGAGGACGTGACAGGCCGCGGTGGACCGGCGTTGGACACCGTCTCCGCGCTCGTCCTCGAACTGGGCTGTCTGATCGAGGAGGACGCGGTCGTGCGCGCCGCCGCCCGGCTCACCCAGGAGCGTGTCGGTGCAGGTCCGGCATGGTGCAGCTGCTGGTTCCCGGAGGTCAGGGAGCTGCTCGAGCAGGCCGCCGAACAAGGGCAGCTGAGCCCCGACGTCGACCCGCGCCCGGCCGCCCTGCTGACGGCCCATCTGGTGGGAGGTGTCGTCGTACGGGCGCGCCGCGGCCGGGTCGGCGGCACCGGTGCGATCGTCGCCGAGGTCAGAGAGCTGTGGCGGCTCATCCGGCGGGGCATCGCGGCGCCGGAGCCGAAACCGGAAATGCCCAAGTAG
- a CDS encoding transposase yields the protein MTAHTRSRALVAGDSALDEFTERLFGHLPRADQRRWARVYLQGLLTTPGKKSVRRLAASVTESPTASQSLQQFINASPWDWDPARTELLRWVEERHTVHAWTIGQVAFPKRGEHSVGVHRRFDPAAGRIVNCQYGFGLFLSLGGMSAPVDWRLLLPETWSADPAMRRRARISPEVAHQTPESLVLELIDSIAARTSSVRAPVIADFSRLNGAATLIGMLGRRGHDFLVSVPPTLPVSAAGLTHGAEPARSPSRAPVRTQARTPVRMPVRTAVHATTAGDFARLGNTSHPYAALHTGPGAPPQRLRIHSGLVRVPGGETGGPGAQQTYRLFGERRPGPGLRGGPVWLTNMSRHRMDDLLFLARESARSAAALGTLADEFGLLDFEGRSFPGWHHHMTLMSAAFAYKAVPVALRERQEYAPPLDVRRSA from the coding sequence ATGACGGCACACACGAGGAGCAGAGCTCTGGTTGCCGGGGACAGCGCCCTGGACGAGTTCACCGAACGCCTCTTCGGCCACTTACCGAGAGCCGACCAGCGCCGCTGGGCCCGGGTCTACCTGCAGGGACTGCTGACCACCCCGGGCAAGAAGTCCGTACGGAGGCTCGCCGCGTCCGTGACGGAGTCCCCCACCGCCTCCCAGTCCTTGCAGCAGTTCATCAACGCGAGCCCCTGGGACTGGGATCCGGCGCGCACCGAACTGCTCCGCTGGGTGGAGGAACGACACACGGTGCACGCCTGGACGATCGGGCAGGTGGCCTTCCCCAAGCGCGGCGAGCACTCGGTCGGCGTGCACCGCCGCTTCGACCCCGCCGCCGGACGCATCGTCAACTGCCAGTACGGCTTCGGCCTCTTCCTGTCCCTGGGCGGCATGAGCGCGCCCGTCGACTGGCGGCTGCTGCTTCCCGAGACCTGGTCGGCGGATCCCGCGATGCGCCGCCGGGCACGCATCTCACCGGAGGTCGCGCACCAGACCCCGGAATCCCTCGTCCTCGAGCTCATCGACTCGATCGCAGCCCGCACCTCGTCGGTGCGCGCCCCCGTGATCGCCGACTTCAGCCGCCTGAACGGCGCCGCCACGCTGATCGGGATGCTCGGCCGACGAGGCCACGACTTCCTGGTGTCCGTCCCGCCGACCCTTCCGGTCAGCGCCGCCGGGCTGACGCACGGGGCCGAGCCAGCCCGGAGTCCTTCCCGGGCTCCGGTGCGGACGCAGGCCCGGACGCCGGTACGGATGCCCGTACGGACGGCTGTGCACGCGACCACCGCGGGCGACTTCGCTCGTCTGGGGAACACCAGCCATCCGTACGCCGCGCTGCACACCGGCCCCGGCGCGCCACCGCAGCGGCTGCGCATCCACTCGGGTCTGGTCCGGGTGCCGGGCGGGGAAACGGGGGGCCCGGGGGCGCAGCAGACCTACCGTCTGTTCGGCGAAAGGCGCCCGGGACCCGGTCTGCGGGGCGGTCCGGTCTGGCTCACCAACATGAGCCGCCACCGGATGGACGACCTGCTGTTCCTCGCCCGGGAGTCGGCCCGGTCCGCCGCGGCCCTCGGCACGCTGGCGGACGAGTTCGGCCTCCTCGACTTCGAAGGCCGGTCCTTCCCTGGCTGGCACCACCACATGACGCTGATGTCCGCCGCGTTCGCGTACAAGGCCGTTCCGGTGGCCCTGCGGGAGCGGCAGGAGTACGCACCGCCGCTCGATGTACGCCGGTCCGCCTGA
- the galU gene encoding UTP--glucose-1-phosphate uridylyltransferase GalU — MNSTPHRITKAVIPAAGLGTRFLPLTKATPKEMLPVVDKPAIQYVVEEAVAAGMSDILMVTGRNKRPLEDHFDRNYELEEALQRRGDQDKLDSVCASTELADIHYVRQRDPKGLGHAVLCAAPHVGQEPFAVLLADDLIDPRDPLLARMAEVRAQHGGSVVALMEVDPDAIHQYGCAAVEERAGGAGVRITELVEKPEPGTAPSNLAIIGRYLLDPEIFEVLRGTSPGRGGEIQLTDALRALVQAGRPVRGVVFSGRRYDTGDRAEYLRATVRLACERADLGPEFLAWLKEFVRSEELVGV, encoded by the coding sequence ATGAATTCCACACCTCATCGCATAACCAAGGCAGTCATCCCCGCTGCGGGACTCGGCACGCGTTTCCTCCCGCTGACCAAGGCCACCCCGAAGGAAATGCTGCCGGTGGTCGACAAGCCGGCCATCCAGTACGTGGTGGAAGAGGCGGTCGCGGCGGGGATGTCCGACATCCTCATGGTCACCGGACGCAACAAGCGGCCGCTCGAGGACCACTTCGACCGCAACTACGAGCTGGAGGAGGCCCTCCAGCGACGGGGCGATCAGGACAAGCTCGACAGCGTCTGCGCCTCCACCGAGCTCGCCGACATCCACTACGTGCGCCAGCGGGACCCCAAGGGGCTCGGCCACGCCGTCCTCTGCGCCGCCCCCCACGTCGGCCAGGAGCCGTTCGCCGTACTCCTGGCCGACGACCTGATCGACCCCCGGGACCCGCTGCTGGCCCGGATGGCCGAGGTGCGCGCCCAGCACGGCGGCAGCGTCGTCGCCCTCATGGAGGTGGATCCGGACGCGATCCACCAGTACGGCTGCGCCGCGGTGGAGGAGCGGGCGGGCGGTGCGGGCGTACGCATCACCGAACTGGTCGAGAAGCCGGAGCCCGGCACCGCGCCCAGCAACCTCGCCATCATCGGCCGCTACCTCCTCGACCCCGAGATCTTCGAGGTTCTGCGGGGTACGAGCCCCGGACGCGGCGGCGAGATCCAGCTGACGGACGCGCTGCGCGCCCTGGTCCAGGCGGGCCGTCCCGTGCGCGGAGTCGTCTTCTCGGGTCGGCGCTACGACACCGGGGACCGTGCCGAGTACCTGCGCGCGACGGTCAGGCTCGCCTGTGAACGGGCGGATCTGGGGCCCGAATTCCTTGCCTGGCTGAAGGAGTTCGTGCGCTCGGAGGAGCTCGTCGGGGTGTGA
- a CDS encoding MFS transporter, protein MRPSLLALAIGAFGIGTTEFVIVGLLPDVADDLSVSIPSAGMLVTGYALGVVVGAPLMTAAGARLPRKTMLVALMAIFIAGNLLCALAGDYTALMGGRLIAALTHGAFFGIGSVVAADLVAPDRRASAIALMFTGLTLANVLGVPLGTFLGQQFGWRSTFWAVTGIGVVGLLGLITLVPAQPRPESGALRAELAVFRKPQVWLALTTTVLGFGGVFASFTYLAPMMTELAGFSDGAVAWLLVLFGVGLCVGNVLGGRAADRALMPSLYVILGGLCVVLVIFTFTSQAALPAAITLAAFGAIGFATVPPLQARVMQQAAGAPALASAANIAAFNLGNALGAWLGGLAVAHGLGWTSPTWIGAGLAAAGLGTAALSGLLDRRRGGPPPLPTATLPTATSPTATIPAEALPAEPLIEQKSR, encoded by the coding sequence ATGCGTCCTTCCCTCCTCGCCCTCGCCATCGGTGCCTTCGGCATCGGGACCACCGAGTTCGTCATCGTCGGTCTGCTCCCGGACGTCGCCGACGACCTGTCCGTGTCCATCCCCTCCGCCGGCATGCTGGTCACCGGGTACGCCCTCGGCGTGGTCGTCGGCGCACCCCTGATGACCGCGGCCGGCGCCCGGCTGCCGCGCAAGACCATGCTCGTCGCGCTCATGGCCATCTTCATCGCGGGCAACCTGCTCTGCGCCCTCGCCGGCGACTACACCGCCCTCATGGGCGGCCGGCTGATCGCCGCCCTCACGCACGGCGCCTTCTTCGGGATCGGGTCCGTCGTCGCCGCCGACCTGGTGGCACCCGACCGGCGGGCCAGCGCCATCGCCCTGATGTTCACCGGCCTCACCCTGGCCAACGTGCTCGGCGTACCGCTCGGCACCTTCCTGGGCCAGCAGTTCGGCTGGCGCTCGACCTTCTGGGCCGTCACCGGCATCGGGGTGGTCGGACTGCTCGGCCTCATCACCCTGGTCCCGGCGCAGCCGCGGCCGGAGAGCGGAGCGCTGCGCGCCGAACTCGCCGTCTTCCGCAAGCCCCAGGTGTGGCTGGCCCTGACGACGACGGTCCTCGGATTCGGCGGCGTCTTCGCCTCCTTCACCTATCTCGCACCGATGATGACGGAACTGGCCGGCTTCTCCGACGGAGCGGTCGCCTGGCTCCTCGTCCTCTTCGGCGTCGGGCTGTGCGTGGGCAACGTGCTCGGCGGCCGGGCCGCCGACCGGGCCCTGATGCCCAGCCTCTACGTCATCCTGGGCGGCCTCTGCGTCGTACTGGTGATCTTCACCTTCACCTCGCAGGCCGCTCTGCCCGCCGCGATCACCCTGGCCGCCTTCGGGGCCATCGGGTTCGCGACGGTGCCTCCGCTGCAGGCACGTGTGATGCAGCAGGCCGCCGGGGCTCCGGCCCTCGCCTCCGCGGCGAACATCGCGGCCTTCAACCTAGGCAACGCCCTCGGAGCCTGGCTCGGCGGCCTCGCCGTCGCCCACGGCCTGGGCTGGACCTCGCCGACCTGGATCGGCGCCGGACTCGCAGCCGCCGGTCTGGGCACCGCGGCGCTCTCCGGCCTGCTCGACCGCCGGCGCGGCGGGCCGCCCCCGCTGCCCACGGCAACGCTGCCCACGGCAACGAGCCCCACGGCAACGATCCCCGCCGAAGCACTCCCCGCCGAACCACTCATCGAACAGAAGTCGAGGTAG
- a CDS encoding MFS transporter, with translation MSVVEGARVDAGAGEGGGAGGPARLDGRLKLVLVVLLVAQFMLAVDFSILNVALPVIGDGLGFSLSNLQWIATSFALCAAGFTLLFGRVADLFGRRRLFLVGLAVLGLSSLAGGLATSPEMLLVARVFQGLATAAVTPAGLSLLTTSFPEGPLRQKALGLNGALMSAGFTTGAILGGVLTDLLSWRWAFFINVPVALAVLLIAPAVIKESRPSVRPKLDLPGATAVTLGLLALIYGLTQAGEHGWGSGPALAWLAAGVVLLIVFYAIESKTTSPLVPVSVLKKRTVAWGNIAGLIAFLTETSLVFLMTLYLQEVLDFSPLAAGLSFGVLGIGTVIGGSIAPRVIAATNTRTTLVAGGVLQAVATLSLIALGETSSSMWLLLIATFAGGVGNMLVIVGFMVTATTGLPDHEQGMATGLATMTQQIGITMGTPVMSAIVAANTDIHEGITTAVIVNTAIVLVGTLTTVLFLRAKAAKDLAAAG, from the coding sequence ATGTCGGTTGTCGAGGGTGCGCGTGTTGACGCGGGTGCAGGGGAGGGGGGAGGAGCCGGGGGCCCCGCCCGCCTGGACGGGCGCCTCAAGCTGGTCCTCGTGGTGCTGCTGGTGGCGCAGTTCATGCTGGCGGTTGATTTCTCGATTTTGAACGTGGCGTTGCCGGTGATCGGTGACGGGCTCGGTTTCTCGTTGTCGAATCTGCAGTGGATCGCGACGTCGTTCGCGCTGTGTGCGGCGGGTTTCACGCTGTTGTTCGGGCGGGTCGCGGACCTGTTCGGCCGGCGCCGGCTGTTCCTGGTGGGTCTGGCCGTCCTGGGCCTGTCCTCACTGGCGGGTGGGCTCGCGACCAGCCCTGAAATGCTGCTGGTCGCCCGGGTGTTCCAGGGTCTGGCGACGGCCGCGGTCACCCCGGCGGGTCTGTCACTCCTGACGACCTCTTTCCCCGAGGGGCCGTTGCGTCAGAAGGCGCTGGGTCTCAACGGGGCGCTGATGTCGGCGGGATTCACCACCGGAGCCATCCTGGGTGGTGTCCTGACGGATCTGCTGTCGTGGCGGTGGGCGTTCTTCATCAACGTCCCGGTTGCGCTCGCGGTGCTGCTGATCGCTCCTGCGGTGATCAAGGAGTCTCGTCCGTCGGTGCGTCCGAAGCTGGATCTGCCGGGTGCCACGGCGGTGACGCTGGGTCTGCTCGCGTTGATCTACGGTCTGACGCAGGCGGGTGAGCACGGTTGGGGTTCGGGTCCGGCGCTGGCGTGGCTGGCGGCGGGTGTGGTCCTGCTGATCGTGTTCTATGCGATCGAGTCGAAGACGACGAGTCCGCTGGTGCCGGTGTCGGTGCTGAAGAAGCGAACCGTCGCCTGGGGCAATATCGCGGGTCTGATCGCGTTCCTGACGGAGACCAGTCTCGTCTTCCTGATGACGCTCTACCTTCAGGAGGTGCTGGACTTCTCGCCGCTGGCGGCGGGTCTGTCGTTCGGTGTGCTGGGTATCGGCACGGTGATCGGTGGATCAATCGCTCCTCGGGTGATCGCGGCGACGAACACCCGGACCACGCTGGTGGCGGGTGGTGTGCTGCAGGCGGTCGCGACGCTGAGTCTGATCGCACTCGGTGAGACCTCGTCGAGCATGTGGCTCCTGCTCATCGCCACGTTCGCTGGTGGTGTGGGGAACATGCTGGTGATCGTCGGGTTCATGGTGACGGCGACGACCGGTCTGCCGGATCACGAGCAGGGCATGGCGACGGGTCTGGCGACGATGACGCAGCAGATCGGTATCACGATGGGCACGCCGGTCATGTCGGCGATCGTCGCGGCGAACACCGACATCCACGAGGGGATCACGACCGCGGTCATCGTGAACACCGCGATCGTCCTGGTCGGCACCCTCACCACCGTCCTCTTCCTCCGCGCCAAGGCCGCCAAGGACCTCGCGGCCGCCGGCTGA
- a CDS encoding SDR family NAD(P)-dependent oxidoreductase, translating to MDLHIEDCVYLVTGASSGIGEATTRLLAAEGATVVGVARKPWNTEALGDRVSTITADLTDPAAARQVADTVIERHGRLDGLVNNVGALESRTGFLDVTDEQWNSTFEVNFHSAVRMTRAALPALLETGAGAIVHIASEAARFPDPGIVDYAATKTALLSVSKSLAAEFGVRGVRSNVVSPGPTRTALFDAPGGFAEQLGERFGLLPDEAVDHFIREVRRLPSGRIGTPDDVAGVVTYLLSPLADQVTGAEWSVDGGALRQI from the coding sequence ATGGACCTCCATATCGAAGACTGCGTGTACCTCGTCACCGGCGCGTCCTCCGGGATCGGCGAGGCAACCACCCGTCTGCTGGCCGCAGAAGGCGCCACCGTCGTCGGTGTCGCCCGCAAGCCCTGGAACACCGAAGCCCTCGGCGACCGGGTCAGCACGATCACCGCCGACCTCACCGACCCGGCCGCTGCCCGGCAGGTCGCCGACACGGTGATCGAGCGCCACGGCCGGCTCGACGGCCTCGTCAACAACGTGGGCGCGCTGGAATCCCGCACCGGCTTCCTCGACGTCACCGACGAGCAGTGGAACAGCACCTTCGAGGTCAACTTCCACTCCGCGGTCCGCATGACCCGCGCGGCCCTGCCCGCGCTGCTGGAGACCGGGGCGGGCGCCATCGTGCACATCGCGAGCGAGGCCGCCCGCTTCCCGGACCCGGGCATCGTCGACTACGCCGCCACCAAGACGGCGCTGCTCTCCGTCTCCAAGTCCCTCGCCGCCGAGTTCGGCGTACGCGGGGTGCGCTCCAACGTCGTCTCGCCCGGGCCCACCCGGACGGCGCTCTTCGACGCGCCCGGCGGCTTCGCCGAACAGCTCGGCGAGCGGTTCGGCCTCCTGCCCGACGAGGCCGTCGACCACTTCATCCGCGAGGTACGCCGGCTGCCGAGCGGCCGCATCGGTACTCCCGACGACGTCGCCGGTGTCGTCACGTACCTGCTCTCCCCCCTCGCGGACCAGGTCACCGGCGCCGAGTGGAGCGTCGACGGCGGCGCCCTGCGGCAGATCTGA
- a CDS encoding ParB/RepB/Spo0J family partition protein, translated as MGKPNATSAADTPDSAVEVPVGALLAADSPRVVRVDESHAHGLAQSGRTLPPLLVHRDTMRIIDGTHRLRAAVLRGQDTVAVTYFDGSAEDAFVLSVEANISHGLPLTHAERTAAALRILRSHPDWSDRGIAQRTGLAAKTVGALRRRAGPAPDPPGRVGQDGRIRPADPVRGREAAARLLAGRPTASLRQIAREAGIAPSTVRDVRRRIGEGADPVPAVQRRSGNAPAPPPVPARGRGQPLPVLVTSLCKDPLLRLSEAGRLLLRMLDLQVSGLRQWERIVAAIPPYRAETAAAAAAQCARDWQELSEELRRRASAQTPAPAGFPGKYRPSS; from the coding sequence ATGGGCAAGCCGAACGCGACCAGCGCGGCCGACACCCCCGACAGCGCCGTCGAGGTACCGGTCGGCGCGCTGCTCGCCGCGGACTCCCCGCGTGTCGTCCGCGTGGACGAGAGCCATGCACACGGCCTCGCCCAATCCGGCCGGACACTGCCGCCGCTGCTCGTGCACCGCGACACCATGCGGATCATCGACGGAACGCACCGGCTGCGGGCCGCCGTACTGCGCGGGCAGGACACGGTGGCGGTCACGTACTTCGACGGCAGCGCGGAGGACGCGTTCGTCCTCTCGGTCGAGGCCAACATCAGTCACGGGCTCCCGCTGACGCACGCGGAGCGGACGGCCGCGGCGTTACGGATACTGCGGTCCCATCCGGACTGGTCCGATCGCGGCATCGCGCAGCGGACCGGCCTGGCGGCCAAGACCGTCGGGGCACTGCGACGCCGCGCCGGTCCCGCGCCCGATCCGCCGGGCCGCGTCGGCCAGGACGGCCGCATCCGGCCGGCCGATCCCGTACGCGGGAGGGAGGCCGCGGCCCGGCTGCTGGCAGGCCGTCCCACGGCCTCCCTGCGGCAGATCGCTCGGGAGGCGGGCATCGCGCCCTCGACCGTACGGGACGTCCGGCGCCGGATCGGCGAGGGAGCGGATCCCGTGCCCGCGGTCCAGCGGCGCTCCGGCAACGCCCCCGCCCCGCCCCCGGTGCCCGCCCGGGGCCGCGGGCAGCCACTGCCCGTACTGGTCACCAGCCTGTGCAAGGACCCCCTGCTCAGGCTGAGCGAGGCGGGCAGGCTCCTGCTGCGCATGCTCGACCTCCAGGTGAGCGGATTGCGCCAGTGGGAGCGGATCGTCGCCGCGATACCCCCGTACCGCGCCGAGACGGCGGCCGCCGCGGCCGCCCAGTGCGCGCGGGACTGGCAGGAACTGTCCGAAGAACTACGGCGCCGTGCCTCGGCGCAAACCCCTGCCCCAGCCGGCTTCCCCGGCAAGTACCGGCCTTCGAGCTGA
- a CDS encoding phosphomannomutase/phosphoglucomutase — translation MPDLSNIVKAYDVRGVVPDEWDESLAELFGAAFVEVAGASAIVIGHDMRPSSPGLSAAFARGAAARGVDVTLIGLCSTDQLYYASGSMNLPGAMFTASHNPAKYNGIKLCRAGAAPVGQDTGLSQIRELVEKWSDEGAPEIAAGTVAGTVTERDSLAGYAAHLRALVDLTVIRPLKVVVDAGNGMGGHTVPTVFEGLPLDLVPMYFELDGTFPNHEANPLDPKNIVDLQARVLAEGADLGIAFDGDADRCFIVDERGQGVSPSAITALVAARELARNGGTGTVIHNLITSWSVPEVVRENGGTPVRTRVGHSFIKEEMAKTGAIFGGEHSAHYYFKDFWNADTGMLAALHVLAALGGQDGPLSALVASYDRYAGSGEINSTVADQAGRLAAVKAVYGGREDVTVDELDGLTATGADWWFNVRASNTEPLLRLNVEARDEATLAKVRDEILALIRA, via the coding sequence ATGCCCGACCTTTCGAACATCGTCAAGGCGTATGACGTGCGTGGTGTCGTGCCGGACGAGTGGGACGAGTCGTTGGCGGAGCTGTTCGGTGCCGCGTTCGTCGAGGTGGCGGGTGCTTCGGCGATCGTGATCGGTCATGACATGCGGCCGTCGTCGCCGGGTCTGTCGGCTGCTTTCGCGCGTGGTGCGGCTGCCCGGGGTGTGGACGTGACGCTGATCGGTCTGTGCTCGACGGACCAGCTGTACTACGCGTCGGGGTCGATGAATCTGCCGGGTGCGATGTTCACGGCCTCGCACAATCCGGCCAAGTACAACGGCATCAAGCTGTGCCGGGCGGGTGCGGCTCCGGTGGGTCAGGACACGGGTCTGTCGCAGATCCGTGAGCTGGTGGAGAAGTGGTCCGATGAGGGCGCCCCGGAGATCGCGGCGGGCACGGTCGCGGGCACGGTCACCGAGCGGGACTCGCTGGCCGGTTACGCGGCGCATCTGCGCGCTCTGGTGGACCTGACGGTGATCCGTCCGCTGAAGGTGGTCGTGGACGCGGGCAACGGCATGGGCGGCCACACCGTCCCCACCGTGTTCGAGGGCCTGCCGCTGGACCTGGTCCCGATGTACTTCGAGCTGGACGGCACGTTCCCCAACCACGAGGCGAACCCGCTGGATCCGAAGAACATCGTGGACCTGCAGGCCCGTGTGCTGGCGGAGGGCGCGGACCTGGGCATCGCGTTCGACGGGGACGCGGACCGCTGCTTCATCGTGGACGAGCGCGGCCAGGGCGTCTCCCCGTCGGCGATCACGGCGCTGGTGGCGGCGCGTGAGCTGGCCCGCAACGGCGGCACGGGCACGGTGATCCACAACCTGATCACCTCCTGGTCGGTGCCGGAGGTGGTCCGGGAGAACGGCGGCACCCCGGTCCGTACCCGGGTGGGGCATTCCTTCATCAAGGAGGAGATGGCGAAGACGGGTGCGATCTTCGGTGGTGAGCACTCGGCGCACTACTACTTCAAGGATTTCTGGAACGCGGACACCGGGATGCTGGCCGCGCTGCACGTGCTGGCGGCCCTGGGCGGCCAGGACGGTCCGCTGTCGGCTCTGGTGGCTTCCTATGACCGTTACGCGGGCTCGGGGGAGATCAATTCGACGGTCGCGGACCAGGCGGGCCGGCTGGCGGCGGTCAAGGCCGTCTACGGCGGCCGTGAGGACGTCACGGTGGACGAGCTGGACGGCCTGACCGCCACCGGTGCGGACTGGTGGTTCAACGTCCGTGCCTCCAACACCGAACCGCTGCTGCGGTTGAACGTGGAGGCCCGCGACGAGGCCACCCTGGCCAAGGTCCGCGACGAAATCCTCGCGCTGATCCGCGCCTGA